Sequence from the Acropora muricata isolate sample 2 chromosome 10, ASM3666990v1, whole genome shotgun sequence genome:
AACACtgtcttattcttaatattcCTTATGTACAACTGTCTTCTGCGTTTGACAGGAACATTATTTTGCTACACAGGTTAATGACAACACTTCCAGACAGAGTCgtaacaaaagaccaaaattccatcttcaaacatttaatgaaaattaatcattgatacaaagtctctTCCTCTCTCTTAAGAACATGTGGATAGCAACTCACAGTATCCAAATCCAGCCATTTTATGTGACTATAGCAACTGTGCTGTAACTCAAGACACTGATCAATTTGTAAGACTAGCTTGCTGCCACACTTTTCATCAAGAATGTTACTTTCAAAATAACTATAACTGTCCAATCTGTACAAAGcctctgttaaagaaagtagCTGTGATGGCTGACGCTCTTAATGAGAGCTTACTAACACCTActaaaatcatcatcatcaactgTCAATACAGAATCACCCAACTTAGTCTCTGAAGAACCTGACACAGAATTAACTCCTAACAATTCAAGACAACCTATTTTCTATGAATCGGATAAATGGGAAAAgtttgtagatcatgttttagctCATGTCTCTGTCCCACCTTCAAGTTTAAGAacacaaggacaacaacaagaatgtcaacagtaacaaccacaacagccacaatgccaagatcaagaaGTCCACCACCCAGCAcaacaagtaaatcaaaacatcaacataacATCAGTGGACATTGCAGGCAgcaattttctttattttcccaCAGTCCGTTTCGAAGGCTACATTGAATGGTAGGAGGGAGTGAAACGCCTGCCcttttattgcattttacttGGCAAAAAGTTATCATGCCAACAAACGACACCTAGCAGCCCCAACAAAAATTTCGACCATGTGGGTTGCTGCTGTGATGTCCTGCATCATTCAAGGAAACGCCACAAATGACACTTTAACTGGGGGTGGAGCAATTAATTTTGCTGTACATGAGGCAGTCTGCCAACTCAGACAAAGCTTGGGACAAATTCAAATTGAACATTCATTTGACATCACattaaccagtgaaaatacagATGTACCCCAGTCATCAGCAGCACTTTACCTTCAAAGTTTAAATCAAGACGCTTATTACCGATATGACGATTTATTTTGTTGCACATGGTGCAAACATTGTGATGTTCGACAGCCACTTGCatggtaattttggagctcttattgccagaaaaactattgaaaacaccgagaatTTCTTGGAGGCAGTAAACgagatgataagcccaaactacaGAAATTTGCTTAATTTTGAGCCAGCTTAAGTTTACTTAAAACATAGGCTTatttgatgaaatcagaaatgaaattaataactattgTCGACAGATTTAGTTTGTCCTTTAATACAGACCTTCACTCTTAGCGAGAAAATGTGAGCTTATTTGATGTAAAAAGTTAGAAGAAGCCTTCATCGTCCAAGAAAGAAAACCATGAAATGTACGAGGTCGTGAAAAGAGCAACAAGGTTGTATTTTGCAGAACGAATCAGAACCTAAATTGTATGGTTAGTTTTCGATGAAAACACCAAGAATTCATTCAAGCATATGTTAGTATAAACGTATTAAATAAGATAAACTTTAAGGTTAGATTTTTTCAGCCACCACGATTTGCATAAACTGCGTGCCGCGACATTGATCAATTCATGCAAAAAACAGCCGGGAATATTGAGTTTAACACAAATGCATTTAAGTCAATATGTCAATATGTCATGTCAATGTCAATATATACTTACAATTCATGTCATACgttcctcttcttcctccctATCATCGCCGAAGAGCTTCattgaagtaaaaagaaaatttcgcgTCTAATTCACCAGAAGATGCAGTCGTCTTCACAGCCACATGCAGGGTTTTTCGAATCGAACGATGCGTTCCCCTCGCTATTTCTCGCGCATGCTcagacgtttgaccgcggtgtcctAAAGCAGTAAAACATCACATCGAACATAACAGCTCCGACTCCGAAAAACTAGATAAACAATTTTCACAATTTCCTTTCCAATCAGTAAATTATTTATCGACTTAAAGAAACCACGCTAAAAATAAGGATTAAAGAATTGTCGAAAGGTAACACAATTCGTCCAATGCAAATCACTTACGGTACCTCGCATAGACAGAACGGTAGGACTGCGTTTTCTAAAAGTCGGAAATAGTCTATAAAGTCATCGTTAGAGCAGCATGAGCAAAACAACCGAATTTAAGGGCACAAATTGTACTTAACATACCACAGGCTTAAAGCAGGTCTTCAAAGAAAGACGCCAAAAGATGTGAAAGGTTGCCGTGTTCATCAAGCGAATCGAAGATGATCCGTGCATACAAAGATCAAAGGGCTGAGAATGAATTCTCGCGGCAATCAGAATAATACTTACAACAGAGCCATAATTCAGCTCTCTGAACAAAAAATGGCACCAGATCATACTTTCCTCTGTATCCATTTATTTCAAAGATATCTTAACAGAAATACAGTTCGACAAATGCTCAAATTACCTGCGAGCGCTCCGCCACAATCGATTGAAACTTGACTGACTCCTGGCGTTAAAGAAgtataaaacacgctttttgaTTGGCTTGTTATTCAGTTGACGTTAAAAGATTATAGGATAATGTAAATGATTGGCTTGTAATTACAGAGTGACTGACGTGATTAACTTACTTTTGCTCCTTATTGGTTTGTTAAACCTATGAATTACTATGTGAATTCTATCGCGCcgtggttggctgaaaatggtaaTCGCATGCGCTTCTGATTGGCtttgtaattgctttggttttggtttttcgacagtcctTTGAAAAGAGCGCTATTCCTTCAGTAACACGATGACACTGgtcctttcaattttttttaagccCGAAACGGATAGTTGTATTTCATATTTTCTATTTATCAACAGTTTAATATTAACCTTTAATAATATATGTATTTCATGATTGTAATTCGCTCCGAAAATGCTAATAttttccgtgggatgcctgtggcatacCACGGTAAAaaaacgggtagatttgtaggcACAAATTGCTTAAGAGGAtcaataagattgcatgaaatgtttatcgattcgtctatcgatttATGTTCGATTTAATGATTTGTGTTAAGTGTCGCTTGTTGCATTTCGTCATTGGCCTGTAATGTTGCTAATTCTACACGCTTCTctgcacctttgcgtggatagactatctacactgtattagctaataaataataataataataataataagagtctttatttcaccacaagataaaactacatatcttatgtcacaataattatataaaatatgtttaaaaatattattgtcattacagTAAATGGAGCTTAAAAATCAACCTATTAACAAACGTGTTCATAAAACGCTCTGTATTAATTTTCGGGCGTGCGCAGCCTTTTTTCCTAAGGTTATGTACATAAGTCTTCTGGACAGGAATGATGTGTTTAAGTGGGTGGCAATCCGTTgatcttaatttctttaaaatgtttcgaTCTTGTTTAATTAATAGGTTCTTGatagaaactggaaatgaaatgaaacggcGTTTATAGCATCGGTctaaaaaattttgtacaactgTAAGGTCGGACTCCGATGCCCCATAGACTGCAAGAGCATAATTAAAATTCggtaaaacaatggaaataaaaaggtGATCTATCTCTGCCTGAGAGTAGTGTTCCTTTCTTAATGTTCGTAGGACATGTAAACACTTATTTGCTTTAACAAGCTTAGTTCTAACATGCTCATTAAATTTCCCGTCACTCTGTAAAGTTACTCCTAGCAAAGCGAAGCTATTACATTGAGGGATGTTGTTAATTGGAGAGTAGAGTACattgtgatttttctttctaaCAACCAACTCTTTACATTTATAAGGGTTGCAgaccattttgttgtctttgcacCAGGTTAGGAACTGTCCTACTAAGTCGGCAGAAGGGTCAAGGTTCTTAGTTATAGGCGAAATTATAGTAGAATCATCGGCGTATTTAAAAAGAACAGGGCAGCCATTAAGGAAAATCTCAAGgtcattcaagaatatattaaaaagataCGGTCCGCTTACGCTACCTTGTGTGGTTCCTCTGTTGACAGATTTCCACTGTCCTAAAAAATTATAACTAACAAcacgttgttgtctttgatggAGGAAACTGTGATACCAATTGATAATATACGGATTTAGGGGTAGCTGTTTCAGTTTGACAGACAAAATAGCTAAGTGCTtagtaataaaaaattatacgaagctgcacctttgcgtggatatctacactgtttAGGTTAGTGCTTAGTGTTCCaaaattatacgaagccgttattTACTTTTCACAGCGTTCATAATCTctttgaaatcggtctaatgaaaggtgttcgatattttgtCGAAGTCTTTGGTGTTCGATATTTTGTCGGAGTTTTAAGTCAATGTATTCGACCTTCGACATTTGATGACGttgtgcatcggagccgaacggagtcaaATGAAGAAATTTATACAGTCAccgataaacaggatcaacagtgagatcatctgttgatgtggagttgaacccaggtccatcaacgtatgagaaaaaagatgtagttagacctcctgcaataagcattttggaactgaggttGCATAAGTTTGGATTGAAACCACTCGGTGTTGGTGGTGCTAGAGGTTGTTCctttagagcagtgttacatcagttaTATGGAAATCCAAACAGACATGGCATTATTAGCGTTGCTGGGGTAGAATTGTTGAAGGAAAAACGGAaatatttattgaaagtaattttgaacattcgtggatacaatatttagtaagtatggcatgtcaaggtacttgggctgatagtattatcatacaagctttggcagatgtatttaatttgaaaattcttaTTATTGAATCACACTcagattttgctgagattactattgtggaaggagtgactgctgctcctgtggaggaacaatgtgctatttttattggccatatgtgtgaatttcattatgtgtcaaCAGACCCTTTAACCAGTAGCACAAGCATTACTgtgacaaaataagcagaatgttgtaaaacctGAAGCGAACTTGTCTAGCTTCCACATGTGACATTATCTGCAGTTGCTCtatttagtgacatatttacattgaatacagttggtgtgatgacacaagaattcaattctctttttcttgtacagaagagcaatcaatcagtttgttcaTCTTGTAACAatgcaatttcaaacaaaacaagctcgtttgttgtttaaataacttccctaaatttGCTTCAGAACAAATTTGAAGAtagtatttctgcagttatattaagaaaaagaaggagacttaactgtaatttttgtaaagggcatTCTGGAGATGTTTCAATGCTTCAACAATTCATTATGCCTCCAACCTTTTTATTGGTAGAACTATCTGACATTATTGTATTGGTCTactagtttttcctttaactatggatatgttaggtcaaaactatgtattgaaaggcatggttcaatgtgtaagtcatcattttacagtggcaataaaagatggcactgcttgggtatatgttgatgatatgtgtgattcagtcaaaaattacacttcaTGCCAGGACTTTTTTCATAGCAATCCCAAACTTtggttttttgcaatatttgagaagtcaAAGGACATGCGTCcgtaactaaagttgttgttattgtttgttactgttactttctgtgtaaagattttgttgatgaattatcctcaaattgcttaaacagtcatagtaacataccagaaaactgctaaagtagttaaaagtaaactacagagtgagcaaaatataattaacaaggccatttaagttactattatgatgtaaggagtcaAAAGGTTTGCATcagtaactaaagttgttgtttttgttaattttacTGTAAGTTTctgtgcaaagatttcattgaagttgtcctccttaaactacttactacagttatagtgacattccagagaagtggtcaagtagtttaaaaaaaattacaatgccgacagtgactgaaataccatcTAACTAACAAGGCCATTTAAACCACTGTTCTTGATAACTATAAGAAGCCAAAAGATATGCATctgttaacctgttgttattgtttacattactgttacattccaTGCAAACATTaaactgaagaaatcatcctaaaactgcctactttaattACAACAATGGAATACttaagcactacaaaaggcaGTAAGTGAAACAACCATAGCTGACAGTGCTATTTAAGTTGCTGTTACATatacaagaagacaaaaaaaaaacatatgtAAGTAATGACCACGTTTTCATTTTAGGTCGCTAAAAGGTaataattttgaagtaagttgagcttggagcactgccattaaagttgttgtttttgtcaatgttactattatttcctgttcagagacttcATTGATGAAGTTCCGAAATTATACCGAGATTTCTTTgcccagtcctcttgactaatcatactagtttgctgtgactgctcaatttgtcactcatcctgatcgaccttgggaagcaatttatagaccaatgcatcccacggaaacgctCCTAGGCGTCTTGTTTTGTATGACTTTGCAAACGCATTTAAAATTACAAATGAGATAAAAATTCAATTTCTGTTTAAAATTaaacttgaaatcaaatgataaactagaaataaaatttcatttaaaagcaaaatatcacaTACATTTCAACTGCTTTACTTGTGGTAAAAAATAGTGACGATGATGGACCACCATAGAGGCCTGAAGAAGTGAATTTACTCCCTTTTTACCAATGTAATTATAacgcaaatccaaagaagaaagagaggtgtttactctgagggccagagcaagtgaatttgctccctcatcgcGAATGGAATTACGAagcaaattcaaagaagaaagagaggtgtttaccatgagggcctgagcaagtgaaattactccctcatcaccaatgctATTTACACTCATTTCCAAAGAGGAAAGAAAGGTGTTttctctgagggcctgagcaagtgaatttgctccctcattacCAATGCCATTCCCActcaaattcaaagaagaaagagagacGTTTTcgctgagggcctgagcaagtgaatttgctcccttatCATAAATGCAATTATAACGCAAATCCAAAGaggaaagagaggtgtttacgctgagggcctgagcaagtgaatttccTCCCTCATCACGAATGGAATTAGAAttcaaatccaaagaagaaagggAGGTGTTTACtttgagggcctgagcaagcaAATTTGCTCCCCTAGTACCACTGGAAGTGCTAGACAACCTCAAacaagaaagagaggtgtttacttcaagggcctgagcaagtgagtTTGCTCCTTCATCACCAATGCCATTCCCActcaaattcaaagaagaaagagagacGTTTTcgctgagggcctgagcaagtgaatttgctcccttatCATAAATGCAATTATAacgcaaatccaaagaagaaagagaggtgtttacgctgagggcctgagcaagtgaatttgctccctcatcatgAATGGAATTAGAAttcaaatccaaagaagaaagggaggtgtttactctgagggcctgagcaagcgAATTTGCTCCCCTAGTACCAATGGAAGTGCTAGACAACCTCAAACAAGAAAGAGAGGTGTATACTTcaagggcctgagcaagtgaatctGCTCCCTTATCATAAATGCAATTATAacgcaaatccaaagaagaaagagaggtgtttacgctgagggcctgagcaagtgaatttgctcccttatCATAAATGCAATTATAatgcaaatccaaagaagaaagagaggtgtttacgctgagggcctgagcaagtgaatttgctccctcatcacgaATGGAATTAGAAttcaaatccaaagaagaaagggaggtgtttactctgagggcctgagcaagcgAATTTGCTCCCCTAGTACCAATGGAAGTGCTAGACAACCTCAAacaagaaagagaggtgtttacttcaagggcctgagcaagtgagtTTGCTCCTTCATCACCAATGGGGCCGTTAAACaacttcaaagaagaaagagacgTATTTACTGTGAGGGCCTCGGTAAGCAGATTTATATCCTCAGGACTTAATGTCTGCTCAAACATAGGCACCTCCAAGTTTTTCACGGTGGAATTAACGGCAAGAGCCTTGAAAAACGTCCCAATATGCGACGGTACCAGAGTCCGGGGCCCCCACAAAACCACTTCAACCAACTTCAGACTTTTGCCAAAGGTAAGAGCAAGTTTTGTGTCAAGGTGTCCTGGACAACTTTTGCATTCGATAATAAAGCAATGAGCAAGCTTTAAGTACGGAACGAGTTTATCACGTGTTAAAATTGAAGTAATACGTTCTACAACTGACACTGCAGTTTCTACGGATTCCTTGGCTATTATTGTACTCATGAACTTAAAAACTTGAAATAGTTCACCCATGTATCGAGGATCGGTCAGCACTGACTGAGAGTTCACAACATCATCAATaatagaaaaggcaaggaagtaaccagaaaagaattcttgaaaactcTTGTGAAAAAATCCATAACGGTCACAATGAGCTCTCTTGCTAACACCAGACTGGATCGAGAGAAACCCAAACTTCACCAACAAACTTTCCTTCATATCGCCTTTGTGGTCATCGAAATACAGCTCTTGTTTACGCAGAGAATCTAGAGCAGTTCTTCCAAGGATCATCAGTTCCTTCTTGTAAACTAATAAAAGGTCTTTACCTCTACTTGATAAGCCTTCCTTGCTTTCATAACGTCTCAAAATAAAGAGAACGATCTCCATATAAAGCTGCGTCCTGCTGTTTGGTAGAAATCCCTCTAAATCCTCAAAGATAACACACAGCAGAAGAGTGTTTAACGGGTTTTGTGTTAGTTCCGTTAATTCCTTTTGAGaccaaaattttgaaataagttCCTCTGCCAAGTGTGCTTTGTCTTGTTTAAAATACTTTCTAATGTAACTCTCCGCATCATTCCGTGTGAATCCCACAATCTCAAACAATGTATCGGTGTACCGCCTCACTCTACTCCCTCCTTCTGGGCGAGATGTGAGAACAATGTAACAGCCAGGAAGCTCCTCCTTTTGAACAAGTTCCAAGTACATTTCGAGTTTTTGCGGGTCTGCCTCATCTAACCCATCGAGCACAAGCAACACCTTGGAcggattttctttcaagaattgaaaaaagattttgctTGCCTCCGGTTCAATTCTTTTTGGCAGAATTTGATCTCCAATAGCGTCCCAAAGGTTGGATTTCATTTCACGACATCTGAGGAGCAGGAGCACATCAATTCTAGGAAACGACTCTTCCCATTCGCGACATTGTTTGCTTGCCCAATCATATACCAGTTTTTGGCAATAGGTAGTCTTTCCCATGCCGGGTTCGCCTTCAATCAACACAATCATTGGTTGCTCGCAACCGTCGTGTGGTGCAAAGATACTTGTCATGCTGGTGACTGCACTTGAGGTCACTATTCCGCGtgtcttttccttttcaactATTCTAAGTCTGGTGAAAATGTCCTTTATGTCAAAGCTGAACTCTTCACACCAAGGAACTGGCACAATCACCCCTTCACGCTTCTGGCAAACTTCTCGTATCCATTCTATGATGTCTCTTGGGGACGAAGTAGGAGCTGTAGAAAAGATTTATTAAAAATGGACGTTAATTTAAAAGCCATATTCTTTTAATACAGTCAGGGCTCGAAACTAACGGTAGCCAACGAGCCACAGACTaataaaaattccattttggatAGTGGTTTTTGTGCATCTCTAGCCATTTTGGTTAGTGAAACTTTATGAGCACTGGAGGCCCCGAGGAAAgcaattaaaagttaatttcaaattgttcacaaaacgaaattgagtcaaaggctgcggaatttaaaacatcagCTGTAGTAAATatcatatatataatttataggCCCAAAGTAGAACTTTAAAACGGCGAAAGATTGGTTGACTATTTTGTTTATACAAAGCGACGAACGATAAATGAACAGCTTGCCGCTAATGATTAGTCATGCGTGAAATCATGCGGAACTCTAGGGATCATGTTTCATGCACGCAGCATCTGGAGGTCACACACGctttcaaacaattaaaaaatcaaagttgttcgaaaatttgaatgatgcctATATATTATCGATTcctatgtttgcaacttggaaataagTTATAATGGAACGCATTATTGTGTTCACGAGATATCGTGAATCGGCATTTTGAtagaaaggaatgtttttcgaCGTCGAGTTGAGAAGTTCTGTGAGGATTTCTCCCGGAGGCGAAAACTTCGGTTTTCGTTGTTGAGCGACGCCTGTATAATTGTAACATCGATGCCTATCtttgcaacgtatagagttaaggtggaacgaattatttttttgcaatgcaCTTGTATCTGTTTAAATAATTTAGTTATGAACATTTTCAGTAATTATCAAAACAGTACTTCAGAATAATGAATTTAGCTTTGGCTGCACAATACAGCACTTCAAAATTACCAATTTAATCAACACGCTAGTAGAATCTAAATGTGGCACATACCATCTACAAGTTTTAACATCTTTTCATCAAGACCTTTGAAATGTTCAGACTAATaattttgaagaagaaaaacttTCAAAGTTGGTTTTAATTGTCATCGCGAATTCAGAGTTTAGGCcaatcaatttattttgtttgtatcACTCATTATTCACTCCAaagggagtgaataatgctcaattactctCAGATAGATAGTGCGCCGATCAGATGCTTGAAAGtgcaagatcactgagtgagtatatactaataATCCTTAGCCACTGCTACATCATCCTTGCCTAATTGAAGACCGCAGTACTTGACAGCCAAATCTTTTCGTCCAACCGCGGGATGCTGCAATGCACGTGCCAAGCAGTGGTATGTTGCATCATATGGGTACCTCTCTTGCCAGACTCTTAAAACACCTACACAAAACATTTTACATAATCaattgtttgaaattatcaCTCATTTCgattgaaacagaaaaaaacagccAGTAAAACTCTATTACCAGAATGAAAGAAGACCGAAGTTAACTAGCCTTTTTTTGGAGGATGTAAAAAACATTGAGGCCAAACAGCTTTTTCATTCTGATGACCTCTGAAAACAATAATACTCCTCAACATCGCAAAATCATATGTTAAGCCATGACAACTATGCAAACTACACAATTACACTTACAATAGCATTTTTCAGTGACATCGGACTCGTTT
This genomic interval carries:
- the LOC136888055 gene encoding protein NLRC3-like isoform X1, which encodes MFGRVLKVPNAEIDRIDVNESDVTEKCYCVLRVWQERYPYDATYHCLARALQHPAVGRKDLAVKYCGLQLAPTSSPRDIIEWIREVCQKREGVIVPVPWCEEFSFDIKDIFTRLRIVEKEKTRGIVTSSAVTSMTSIFAPHDGCEQPMIVLIEGEPGMGKTTYCQKLVYDWASKQCREWEESFPRIDVLLLLRCREMKSNLWDAIGDQILPKRIEPEASKIFFQFLKENPSKVLLVLDGLDEADPQKLEMYLELVQKEELPGCYIVLTSRPEGGSRVRRYTDTLFEIVGFTRNDAESYIRKYFKQDKAHLAEELISKFWSQKELTELTQNPLNTLLLCVIFEDLEGFLPNSRTQLYMEIVLFILRRYESKEGLSSRGKDLLLVYKKELMILGRTALDSLRKQELYFDDHKGDMKESLLVKFGFLSIQSGVSKRAHCDRYGFFHKSFQEFFSGYFLAFSIIDDVVNSQSVLTDPRYMGELFQVFKFMSTIIAKESVETAVSVVERITSILTRDKLVPYLKLAHCFIIECKSCPGHLDTKLALTFGKSLKLVEVVLWGPRTLVPSHIGTFFKALAVNSTVKNLEVPMFEQTLSPEDINLLTEALTVNTSLSSLKLFNGPIGDEGANSLAQALEVNTSLSCLRLSSTSIGTRGANSLAQALRVNTSLSSLDLNSNSIRDEGANSLAQALSVNTSLSSLDLHYNCIYDKGANSLAQALSVNTSLSSLDLRYNCIYDKGADSLAQALEVYTSLSCLRLSSTSIGTRGANSLAQALRVNTSLSSLDLNSNSIHDEGANSLAQALSVNTSLSSLDLRYNCIYDKGANSLAQALSENVSLSSLNLSGNGIGDEGANSLAQALEVNTSLSCLRLSSTSSGTRGANLLAQALKVNTSLSSLDLNSNSIRDEGGNSLAQALSVNTSLSSLDLRYNCIYDKGANSLAQALSENVSLSSLNLSGNGIGNEGANSLAQALRENTFLSSLEMSVNSIGDEGVISLAQALMVNTSLSSLNLLRNSIRDEGANSLALALRVNTSLSSLDLRYNYIGKKGVNSLLQASMVVHHRHYFLPQVKQLKCM